The Dehalococcoidia bacterium genome includes a region encoding these proteins:
- a CDS encoding GNAT family N-acetyltransferase, which translates to MRVAEDTWRQGIGTRLTEVAIDWCRHHEIRNLVLSTTTPQKPAICLYHKLGFREAARTFIDRYELVWLRLEL; encoded by the coding sequence ATGCGAGTCGCCGAGGACACCTGGAGACAGGGCATCGGCACCCGGCTAACAGAGGTCGCCATCGACTGGTGTCGCCACCACGAAATCCGCAACCTGGTACTCAGCACAACCACCCCACAGAAGCCCGCCATCTGCCTGTACCACAAGCTGGGGTTTCGTGAGGCGGCGCGCACGTTCATCGACAGGTACGAGTTGGTGTGGCTGCGGCTTGAGTTGTAA